A stretch of Aristophania vespae DNA encodes these proteins:
- a CDS encoding sterol desaturase family protein: MTDFPSKPAKHEQISRYKKISGKAPPIRIFKRDWMEAFTLISFRTFLTFCIIGECLALYVTYQYSHNWLGCLWRFAVGIIVWEFFEYVMHRYIFHFKSNNPYLQKMVYIFHGNHHIQPNHPLRTIMPLIVTLPVGIIIWSVSIWCGGAGFGSAFFAGFFLGYALYDTIHYATHNFRMKSFPLSWLKKHHLLHHYMTEEHNYAISLPWLDVIFRTLYHPKHRK; encoded by the coding sequence ATGACAGATTTTCCTTCAAAGCCAGCTAAACACGAACAGATTTCGCGTTACAAAAAGATCTCAGGCAAAGCCCCTCCCATACGAATCTTTAAACGAGATTGGATGGAAGCGTTTACCCTCATTTCTTTTAGAACTTTTTTAACATTTTGCATCATAGGTGAGTGTCTGGCTCTCTATGTAACATACCAATATTCACATAACTGGCTCGGCTGTCTTTGGCGCTTTGCCGTAGGCATTATTGTCTGGGAATTTTTTGAATATGTAATGCACCGTTATATTTTTCACTTCAAAAGCAATAATCCCTATCTCCAAAAAATGGTCTATATCTTCCACGGTAACCATCATATCCAACCCAACCACCCTCTTCGCACGATTATGCCACTAATCGTTACCCTCCCAGTGGGCATAATTATCTGGTCAGTATCAATCTGGTGTGGCGGCGCTGGCTTTGGAAGCGCATTTTTTGCAGGGTTTTTCCTGGGATATGCACTCTATGATACAATTCATTACGCCACGCATAATTTTCGCATGAAAAGCTTCCCGCTATCATGGCTCAAAAAGCACCATTTATTGCATCATTATATGACCGAAGAGCATAATTATGCCATCAGCCTGCCATGGCTAGATGTCATTTTTCGCACTCTCTACCATCCAAAACACCGTAAATAA
- a CDS encoding outer membrane protein assembly factor BamE, producing MKTIKLSFFMTSLLLLGACSSSGNVSIRKETSATIDTKVVDGTTTKDQVRKLFGDPKETSFTDSGHELWKYTFEREQIDATNLIPYYGAFSNGTHGKKKTLTIIFDGDKVWHHVLSESKVQKHSGIFG from the coding sequence ATGAAAACAATAAAATTGTCCTTTTTTATGACATCATTGCTGTTGTTGGGAGCGTGTAGTTCAAGTGGGAATGTGAGTATTAGGAAAGAAACATCGGCAACGATTGATACTAAAGTGGTTGATGGGACTACAACCAAGGATCAGGTGAGGAAACTGTTTGGTGATCCTAAAGAAACAAGCTTTACCGATAGCGGCCATGAACTCTGGAAGTATACGTTCGAAAGAGAGCAGATTGATGCCACTAACCTCATTCCTTATTATGGAGCTTTTTCCAATGGTACACATGGTAAGAAAAAAACATTAACCATAATTTTTGATGGCGATAAGGTTTGGCATCATGTTTTAAGTGAATCAAAAGTGCAGAAACATAGTGGTATATTTGGGTGA